Proteins co-encoded in one Parascardovia denticolens DSM 10105 = JCM 12538 genomic window:
- a CDS encoding glycoside hydrolase family protein: MSQPSHKAAYTRFSIRITSGDYSRIDFYGLVDKRPDTGDGGLRNSLLSTGIGPGADPRPRIVMTDSSTGERTLLEAPAENVYFHLWAQLKEGAAYQLEVRGLTVTYAYLNECADILEKGIRLIDMSPAREGAGIPGDPPSQTATHFEPPCRWMNDPNGLCRFQGRYHLFYQFNPFGWKWGPMHWGHAVSEDMIHWTHLPLAMDPQAEIYSDSSYAGGAFSGSAIPVDGQGRPCPGDRAHAIRFFLTCHLEKNGDPAHQVEYQATCLSLDGIHLSQPSLVIGHEAPGLAPDFRDPKVDMTALEPKGAGSRGRAVIVAATNLPARLGEDFRRAQGVESLDDEHMSGDGGWFAPNPWDRKGEWEADHSSVPAIVAYTAVAGADLSRAGSWHYAGPLLMDYRHGVSKTYECPDFFKLDGRWVAIGALMHYRDGGGRFQPVRWYVGDIATAADAGRCLRMRVASSGWCDGGDSYYAVQSFVDDSGRRIAIGWVADWFGIRNPATSPANGVMTYPRQLHLRQGRLISHPVEEVYEELLGPSIAFADDGNLAEKTGRSYYADLRLFTGDAAVFRGDFDLILASKGDCLLHLLGRKGRIRLATDGLPTDRLNLAIDLPAVSRVEVFMDGTVCELFLNDGEEAATVLFDDPHGSGSSGQTGLRIVHGGECFASFDVHGLRSLNKRRVAR, encoded by the coding sequence ATGTCGCAACCAAGCCACAAAGCAGCTTATACGCGGTTTTCCATCCGGATAACCAGCGGGGACTACAGCCGGATCGATTTTTACGGACTTGTGGACAAGCGCCCCGACACTGGCGATGGCGGTCTTCGGAACAGCCTCTTGTCCACGGGGATCGGTCCCGGGGCCGACCCCCGGCCTCGGATCGTCATGACCGACTCATCGACGGGGGAGAGGACCCTCCTTGAAGCCCCGGCGGAAAACGTCTATTTCCACCTGTGGGCTCAACTGAAAGAAGGCGCCGCCTATCAGCTTGAAGTCCGGGGGCTGACTGTGACATACGCCTATCTGAACGAGTGCGCCGATATCCTGGAGAAGGGCATCCGGCTCATCGACATGTCTCCTGCAAGGGAAGGCGCGGGGATCCCGGGGGATCCCCCTTCCCAGACGGCGACCCACTTCGAGCCCCCCTGCCGATGGATGAACGACCCCAACGGTCTCTGCCGGTTCCAGGGACGTTATCATCTTTTCTATCAGTTCAACCCTTTCGGATGGAAGTGGGGGCCGATGCACTGGGGGCACGCCGTGAGCGAAGACATGATCCATTGGACCCATCTTCCTCTCGCCATGGATCCCCAGGCGGAGATATATTCCGATTCCTCTTATGCGGGCGGCGCCTTCTCCGGCTCCGCCATCCCCGTTGATGGGCAGGGTCGGCCCTGCCCGGGGGACAGGGCCCATGCCATCCGGTTTTTTCTGACCTGTCATCTGGAGAAAAACGGGGATCCCGCCCATCAGGTGGAGTACCAGGCGACCTGCCTGAGCCTTGACGGCATCCATCTGAGTCAGCCGTCCCTGGTCATCGGCCACGAGGCTCCCGGACTCGCCCCTGATTTTCGCGATCCCAAGGTCGATATGACCGCGCTGGAGCCGAAAGGCGCAGGTTCCCGAGGGCGAGCGGTGATCGTGGCCGCCACGAATCTCCCCGCCCGGCTCGGGGAGGATTTTCGTCGGGCCCAGGGGGTGGAAAGCCTTGATGATGAGCATATGAGCGGCGATGGCGGCTGGTTCGCCCCAAACCCTTGGGATCGGAAAGGCGAATGGGAGGCCGACCATTCATCGGTCCCGGCCATCGTTGCTTATACGGCTGTCGCAGGAGCCGATCTGTCCCGCGCCGGGAGCTGGCATTACGCCGGCCCTCTGCTGATGGATTACCGGCATGGCGTGTCCAAGACCTATGAATGTCCTGACTTTTTCAAGCTCGACGGGCGGTGGGTCGCTATAGGCGCTCTGATGCATTACAGGGATGGAGGCGGTCGTTTCCAGCCTGTCCGCTGGTATGTCGGGGACATCGCCACGGCGGCCGATGCGGGTCGGTGCTTGCGTATGCGGGTGGCTTCGTCCGGCTGGTGCGATGGCGGTGATTCTTATTACGCCGTTCAATCCTTCGTGGATGACTCCGGCCGGCGCATCGCCATCGGATGGGTTGCTGACTGGTTCGGCATCCGTAACCCGGCCACCAGTCCCGCCAACGGCGTCATGACTTACCCCCGTCAGCTGCATCTGCGGCAAGGCCGCCTGATCAGCCACCCGGTGGAAGAAGTCTACGAAGAGTTGCTGGGGCCGTCGATCGCTTTCGCCGATGACGGGAATCTTGCTGAGAAGACCGGGCGGTCCTATTATGCGGATCTGCGGCTTTTTACCGGTGACGCTGCGGTCTTCCGCGGCGATTTCGACCTGATCCTGGCATCCAAAGGGGATTGCCTCCTGCATCTGCTCGGACGGAAAGGGCGGATACGGCTGGCCACCGATGGTTTGCCCACCGATCGCCTGAACCTGGCCATCGATCTGCCGGCAGTCAGTCGTGTGGAGGTTTTCATGGACGGGACCGTATGCGAACTGTTCCTCAACGATGGGGAAGAGGCCGCCACGGTTCTTTTCGATGACCCCCATGGCTCCGGTTCGTCCGGCCAGACGGGTTTGCGAATCGTCCATGGCGGGGAGTGCTTCGCCTCTTTCGACGTGCATGGTTTACGCTCGCTGAACAAGCGGAGGGTCGCCAGGTAA
- a CDS encoding carbohydrate ABC transporter permease encodes MAAANKTKTVSDEVRHQNAVGWGMLLPACILLLLFIGIPMVLAFGLSFTNARTISPNPTKFIGIQNFTRLFSDPTFWHALRNIVIFSIVVVPVQAGLGLLLAVLINKQVRSSVFFRTVYFLPVITSMVVVSLLWMFIYQNDGMLNQVMAKLTFGHWQAVDWLNNPQTALGAIIVMSIWQAVGQHMLIWLSGLQTIPGELYEAAELDGCTPWQQFKNVTWPCLRSTRNMILITITIAAMSLFTQINVMTQGGPRDATTTVVYEAVRSGFQQQEMGYASAIALVFFVIIMIISGIQRRMTRDA; translated from the coding sequence ATGGCAGCAGCGAATAAAACGAAAACGGTCTCCGACGAGGTCCGTCATCAGAACGCGGTCGGGTGGGGGATGCTTCTGCCCGCCTGCATCCTCCTTCTTCTTTTCATCGGCATCCCGATGGTTCTGGCTTTCGGCCTTTCTTTCACCAACGCCAGGACCATCAGCCCCAACCCCACTAAGTTCATCGGAATCCAGAATTTCACCCGTCTCTTCTCCGATCCCACTTTCTGGCACGCCTTACGCAACATCGTGATCTTCTCCATCGTGGTGGTCCCTGTCCAGGCAGGTCTGGGCCTGCTCCTGGCGGTATTGATCAATAAGCAGGTCCGCAGCTCGGTCTTCTTCCGCACCGTCTACTTCCTGCCGGTCATCACTTCCATGGTGGTGGTCTCCCTCCTGTGGATGTTCATCTACCAGAATGACGGCATGCTGAACCAGGTCATGGCGAAACTGACCTTTGGGCACTGGCAGGCGGTTGACTGGCTCAACAACCCGCAAACCGCCCTGGGGGCCATCATCGTCATGTCGATCTGGCAGGCTGTCGGCCAGCATATGCTTATCTGGCTTTCCGGTCTGCAGACGATTCCCGGGGAACTCTATGAAGCCGCGGAGCTGGACGGGTGCACCCCCTGGCAGCAGTTCAAGAACGTGACCTGGCCATGCCTGAGATCCACCAGGAACATGATCCTGATCACCATCACCATCGCCGCGATGAGCCTGTTCACCCAAATCAACGTCATGACCCAGGGCGGCCCCCGCGACGCCACCACCACGGTCGTGTATGAAGCCGTGCGTTCAGGCTTCCAGCAGCAGGAGATGGGATACGCATCGGCCATCGCTCTGGTCTTCTTCGTCATCATCATGATCATCTCCGGAATCCAGCGGCGAATGACCCGAGACGCTTAG
- a CDS encoding LacI family DNA-binding transcriptional regulator: MVTIKDIARELRVSAATVSLVLNGKDKKRVNPALAQTIRDKARSMGYRSNLMARSLKTNSSKILGFVSDSIATTPFAGRIILGAQEAARQAGYLILTVNTNGDKTLEREEIDTLKRYGVDGFLYACMFNQVVDLPEGLEGYPTVIIDGSDRKGVCPAVSPDEVGIGYSSTKALLKAGCKRIAFFNTRDDIQAKHLRAEGYFKAMREAGLPAKDALSGASLYSEYTDEDLVRGAAELFDRVKPDGIFCFNDIRATYIYAESERRGLRIGKDITVVSVDNQPLIIKALHPGLTSVELPHYEMGYWAVDTMVSQIEGKRMGGLPMTFPSGAKARMVSSHQTVIDCVLIKRDSCPYR, translated from the coding sequence ATGGTAACCATCAAAGACATAGCCCGCGAGCTTCGGGTTTCCGCCGCAACGGTTTCCCTGGTCCTGAACGGCAAAGACAAGAAAAGGGTCAATCCCGCGCTGGCCCAGACCATCAGGGACAAGGCCCGGTCCATGGGATACAGGTCCAACCTCATGGCCCGTAGCCTCAAGACCAATAGTTCCAAGATCCTGGGCTTCGTCAGCGACTCCATCGCGACCACCCCTTTCGCGGGACGGATCATCCTTGGCGCCCAGGAGGCGGCCAGGCAGGCGGGCTACCTGATCCTGACGGTGAACACCAATGGTGACAAGACCTTGGAACGGGAGGAAATCGACACTCTCAAACGTTATGGGGTCGATGGCTTCCTTTACGCCTGCATGTTCAACCAGGTGGTGGACCTGCCTGAAGGCCTGGAAGGATACCCGACCGTCATCATCGATGGCTCCGACCGCAAAGGCGTTTGCCCCGCGGTTTCCCCCGACGAGGTGGGGATCGGATATTCTTCTACGAAGGCTTTGCTCAAAGCCGGTTGCAAGAGGATAGCTTTCTTCAATACCAGGGATGACATCCAAGCCAAACATCTCAGGGCCGAGGGCTATTTCAAGGCTATGCGGGAGGCCGGCCTTCCTGCGAAGGATGCTCTATCCGGCGCATCGCTGTACAGCGAGTATACGGATGAAGACCTCGTCCGGGGAGCGGCCGAGCTGTTCGACCGCGTGAAGCCTGATGGGATTTTCTGCTTCAATGACATCAGGGCTACATATATCTACGCTGAGTCTGAAAGGCGGGGGCTCCGGATCGGCAAGGACATCACCGTCGTGAGCGTGGACAATCAGCCTCTGATCATCAAAGCCTTGCACCCGGGACTGACTTCTGTGGAACTGCCGCATTACGAAATGGGGTATTGGGCCGTTGACACAATGGTTTCACAGATCGAAGGCAAGCGGATGGGAGGACTTCCGATGACCTTCCCCAGCGGCGCGAAGGCCAGGATGGTCTCATCCCACCAGACTGTGATCGACTGCGTCCTCATAAAAAGGGACTCTTGTCCTTATCGCTGA
- a CDS encoding LacI family DNA-binding transcriptional regulator gives MVTMREIARKAGVSVSTVSLVLNGKDSGRVKAGDAVRIRKLAQKMGYKTNPLARSLRTNKTRILGFVSEEVATTPFAGRLILEAQDAASQNGYVMLTVNTDGGSSEKEEIDALKSYGVDGFLYAKMYNRYVHLPQEIRACPAVLVDAMDADGNRVPSISPDEFRIGYDATRRLLEAGCRRIAYIGCSGPMIAEEGRRRGYHQALREAGLTPDPQWEVAVDNDEGDYRTVGDLWDRCEPDGFFCFNDARALYVYLQAARRGLYVGKDVSVIGVDNHQVFAQTLVPRLTTIGLPHYEMGYWAVSKVISLIDPKAGGRIRGRDSREGRKGPFLPLPPLDSASPVRLPCPLIEKGSIVFGGA, from the coding sequence ATGGTTACTATGCGTGAGATAGCCCGGAAGGCGGGAGTATCCGTATCAACCGTGTCCCTGGTCCTCAATGGTAAAGACAGCGGGCGGGTGAAGGCCGGGGACGCGGTCAGGATCCGCAAGCTCGCTCAGAAAATGGGCTATAAGACGAACCCCCTCGCCCGGTCCTTGCGAACGAATAAGACCCGGATCCTGGGATTCGTCAGCGAGGAGGTGGCGACCACCCCTTTCGCCGGCCGGCTCATCCTGGAGGCGCAGGATGCCGCCAGCCAAAACGGGTACGTCATGCTGACCGTCAACACCGATGGCGGATCCAGCGAGAAGGAGGAGATCGACGCCTTGAAAAGCTATGGGGTCGATGGTTTCCTCTATGCGAAAATGTATAACCGTTATGTTCACCTTCCTCAGGAGATCCGTGCCTGCCCAGCCGTTTTAGTGGACGCGATGGATGCGGATGGGAACAGGGTCCCCAGCATCTCTCCGGATGAGTTCCGCATCGGCTACGACGCCACCCGGCGCCTGCTGGAAGCGGGATGCAGGAGGATCGCCTACATCGGTTGTTCAGGACCGATGATCGCCGAGGAAGGACGCCGCCGGGGCTACCATCAGGCTTTGCGGGAGGCGGGGCTGACCCCTGACCCCCAGTGGGAGGTGGCGGTGGATAATGACGAAGGGGACTATCGGACCGTAGGGGATTTGTGGGATCGCTGTGAGCCTGATGGCTTTTTCTGCTTTAACGATGCCCGTGCGCTTTACGTCTACCTTCAGGCCGCGCGTCGGGGATTGTACGTGGGCAAGGACGTCAGCGTCATCGGAGTGGATAACCATCAGGTCTTCGCGCAGACCCTCGTCCCCCGTCTTACCACCATCGGTCTGCCGCATTACGAAATGGGCTACTGGGCTGTCAGCAAGGTGATCAGCCTCATTGATCCTAAGGCGGGAGGCCGGATTCGCGGACGTGATTCACGCGAAGGGCGGAAGGGGCCTTTCCTCCCTCTGCCTCCCCTGGATTCAGCCAGTCCGGTTCGTTTGCCCTGCCCCCTCATCGAAAAGGGGTCCATCGTCTTCGGCGGCGCTTGA
- a CDS encoding ABC transporter permease translates to MSRTSKLSLPQRIGRHFRLYWHLWIMAAPALVFVLVFSYIPMWGIQLAFREFDPEKGLTGGDWAGFKYFLKFFQSPLFGEIMGNTIRISLWTLVMSFIAPIILALLINQIASAKIKGFVQTITYMPHFISVVVIVSMLNIFLTPGSGILGQFFGSTSLLGSTRWITAVYWISEVWQHVGWNSIIYLAALSSVDTSLYEAAKIDGAGRFQLIWYVDIPAIMPTMTVLFILSMGSVLGVGFDKIFLMQNSLNLPATEVISTYTYKIGILNSQFSYSTAIGLFNTVINFLFLITANFLSKKVTKASIF, encoded by the coding sequence ATGTCACGCACAAGCAAACTCTCTTTACCACAGCGGATCGGCCGCCATTTCCGGCTTTACTGGCACCTGTGGATCATGGCCGCCCCCGCTCTCGTCTTCGTCCTTGTCTTCTCCTACATCCCTATGTGGGGGATCCAGCTGGCCTTTCGCGAATTCGATCCCGAGAAAGGTCTCACCGGAGGCGATTGGGCAGGCTTCAAATACTTCCTGAAATTCTTCCAGAGCCCCCTGTTCGGCGAGATCATGGGCAATACCATCCGCATCAGCCTGTGGACCCTGGTCATGAGTTTCATAGCCCCGATCATCCTCGCTTTGCTCATCAACCAGATCGCTTCCGCGAAAATCAAGGGGTTTGTGCAGACCATCACCTATATGCCCCATTTCATCTCGGTAGTGGTGATCGTCTCCATGCTCAACATCTTCCTGACCCCGGGGTCGGGAATCCTCGGGCAATTCTTCGGCAGCACAAGCCTTCTGGGCAGCACGCGCTGGATCACGGCCGTCTACTGGATTTCCGAGGTGTGGCAGCATGTGGGATGGAATTCCATCATCTATCTGGCCGCTCTGTCATCCGTGGACACTTCCTTGTACGAAGCGGCGAAAATCGACGGGGCCGGTCGTTTCCAACTTATCTGGTATGTCGACATCCCCGCCATCATGCCCACCATGACCGTGCTTTTCATACTGAGCATGGGCTCCGTCCTGGGCGTGGGCTTCGACAAGATCTTCCTCATGCAGAATTCCCTGAACCTGCCTGCCACGGAAGTCATCTCCACATACACATACAAGATCGGCATCTTGAACAGTCAGTTTTCCTACTCCACGGCGATCGGACTGTTCAACACGGTAATCAACTTCCTCTTCCTGATCACGGCGAACTTCTTGTCCAAGAAGGTAACCAAGGCCAGCATTTTCTAG
- a CDS encoding carbohydrate ABC transporter permease, with amino-acid sequence MGPEKDAPSRLPQAARSTATESADIPWNPKVHYKKKPSDWVATIIIYGLLIVTVISMIYPLWFVLVSSVSDPSAVANGQVKLLPQGVTWGGYRKVFENGQIWNGYKNTLIYCILGTLVNMVVTIPCAFALSRSEWKPRRVIIFLFTVTMFFSGGLIPNYLLFKQMGILNSMWVFILPGAVSVYNVIVARSFFETSIPEELFDAAKLDGLSYMGYFIRIVLPLSSAILAVIGLYYFVGHWNDFMTGLIYVTDWNKQPLQNILQQLLLVNQTAGTVNAGTFDQIRAADQIKFAIIIVATVPLFVLYPFLQKYFNKGVMLGAVKG; translated from the coding sequence ATGGGCCCTGAAAAGGACGCCCCCTCCCGCCTGCCTCAGGCCGCCAGGTCGACGGCCACAGAATCGGCCGACATCCCATGGAATCCGAAGGTCCATTACAAAAAGAAGCCTTCCGATTGGGTCGCTACCATCATCATTTACGGTCTGCTGATCGTGACCGTGATCTCCATGATCTATCCTCTCTGGTTCGTCCTCGTCTCATCCGTTTCCGATCCCAGCGCCGTAGCCAACGGGCAGGTCAAGCTCCTTCCTCAGGGCGTCACATGGGGCGGCTATCGGAAGGTCTTCGAGAATGGTCAGATCTGGAATGGTTATAAGAACACGCTGATATATTGCATCCTGGGGACGTTGGTCAACATGGTGGTGACGATTCCCTGCGCTTTCGCCCTTTCCCGTTCCGAGTGGAAGCCGCGCCGCGTCATCATTTTCCTTTTCACGGTGACCATGTTTTTCTCCGGCGGTCTCATCCCCAACTATCTGCTTTTCAAGCAGATGGGGATCCTCAATTCGATGTGGGTGTTCATTCTGCCAGGCGCGGTCAGTGTCTATAATGTCATCGTCGCCCGGTCCTTCTTCGAGACGTCCATTCCGGAGGAGCTTTTTGATGCCGCCAAATTGGATGGTCTGTCTTATATGGGATATTTCATCCGCATCGTCCTTCCTCTGTCGTCCGCCATCCTCGCGGTCATCGGCCTCTATTATTTCGTCGGGCACTGGAATGACTTCATGACCGGTTTGATTTATGTGACCGACTGGAACAAGCAGCCTTTGCAGAACATCCTTCAGCAGCTTCTGCTGGTGAACCAGACGGCGGGTACCGTCAACGCAGGGACGTTCGACCAGATCAGGGCGGCGGATCAGATCAAGTTCGCCATCATCATCGTGGCGACCGTTCCCTTGTTCGTCCTCTATCCCTTCCTGCAGAAGTACTTCAACAAGGGCGTGATGCTCGGAGCGGTCAAAGGCTGA
- a CDS encoding YesL family protein, with protein sequence MAKFATLYERFCRMILTVFVVNVAILVHTVMGFVIIGLFPSIAAANATYRIWLLEDDRSWKVRQTWAVFHREWKASLAKSQPIGYLQLGLGLLLAYDYWVVNWNLRTGMAGLAVSGVLVVIIVAFLLFCAVSWVMFVHFKESLWWILRTSLGMVVARPLCSLMLLAVFFLIGWVCVQWPGVFVGFGLSLTIFSAQAVVYSFGHLPGFAARQREEGPAPENGLTQKKEDM encoded by the coding sequence ATGGCGAAATTCGCGACCTTGTACGAACGTTTCTGCCGAATGATCCTGACCGTTTTCGTGGTCAATGTGGCCATACTGGTCCATACGGTCATGGGATTCGTCATCATCGGCCTCTTCCCTTCCATAGCGGCCGCCAACGCCACGTACCGGATCTGGTTGTTGGAAGACGACCGGTCATGGAAGGTCCGCCAGACCTGGGCCGTCTTCCATCGTGAATGGAAGGCCAGTCTCGCGAAATCCCAGCCGATCGGGTATCTTCAGCTCGGTCTGGGGCTCCTTCTGGCCTATGACTACTGGGTCGTGAACTGGAACCTTCGCACAGGCATGGCCGGCCTGGCGGTTTCAGGCGTTCTCGTCGTGATCATCGTCGCCTTCCTCCTCTTCTGCGCTGTATCATGGGTGATGTTCGTCCACTTCAAGGAAAGCCTCTGGTGGATTCTGCGCACGTCCCTGGGCATGGTCGTCGCCCGGCCTCTCTGCAGCCTCATGTTGCTGGCCGTCTTCTTCCTGATCGGGTGGGTCTGCGTCCAATGGCCGGGGGTCTTTGTGGGATTCGGCCTGTCCCTGACGATCTTCTCGGCTCAGGCGGTGGTCTACTCTTTTGGTCATCTGCCGGGTTTCGCCGCCCGCCAGCGCGAAGAAGGCCCGGCCCCTGAAAACGGCCTGACGCAGAAGAAGGAGGACATGTGA
- a CDS encoding sugar ABC transporter substrate-binding protein, whose product MLFRTKRAVTALLAAVMAVTSAAGLSACGEAERAKAKSNANEITIWTHTAGSEGELGTVQKIVADYNAWPGRKAKVKIQAFPQSSYNDSVVSASSAGNLPCMVDVDQPNTPYWAWANILAPLTTPALARRIKDLMPSATGKWGNQTYTVGYFDATTALFARKSVLKKLGIRIATVDKPWTENEMNQALAKLKKTGRWQYPFEIGTADNKSEWYAYAYAPILQSFGGDLVNRKTYTSSDGYLNGAAGHRFANWMRMLVVKGYISSRGGSDTALDFVNNKSGLLYGGIWSMSTFQKYAKDYKDIVAMPLTDFGHGSVAGGGSWTVGVTKTCNNKAAAEDYIRFSLQDKYVAQMAKAGMNIPATAKAQQMVPQFAKGGDMVVFTRISRKYVTMRPATPAYNFISTEFRKTIGDIMNGADTDSWLNKAVNHIDGNIAGADNYRKASK is encoded by the coding sequence ATGCTGTTTCGAACGAAGAGAGCGGTGACCGCCTTGCTCGCGGCCGTCATGGCCGTGACCAGCGCCGCCGGTTTGTCCGCCTGCGGTGAAGCGGAACGGGCCAAGGCCAAATCCAACGCCAACGAAATAACCATATGGACCCACACGGCAGGGTCGGAAGGAGAGTTGGGGACGGTCCAGAAGATCGTCGCCGATTATAACGCCTGGCCCGGCAGAAAGGCGAAAGTGAAGATCCAGGCTTTTCCTCAGAGCTCTTATAACGATTCCGTCGTTTCCGCTTCGTCCGCAGGGAATCTGCCCTGCATGGTCGACGTGGATCAACCTAACACCCCTTACTGGGCATGGGCCAATATTCTGGCCCCTCTGACCACTCCTGCGCTTGCGAGGAGAATCAAAGACCTGATGCCTTCCGCTACCGGAAAGTGGGGGAATCAGACCTATACCGTCGGCTATTTTGACGCCACCACGGCCTTGTTCGCCCGCAAATCCGTTCTGAAGAAGCTGGGAATCCGCATCGCGACCGTGGACAAGCCCTGGACGGAGAACGAGATGAACCAGGCCCTGGCCAAGCTGAAGAAAACCGGCAGATGGCAGTATCCCTTCGAAATCGGCACCGCCGACAATAAAAGCGAATGGTACGCTTACGCCTATGCCCCCATCCTCCAATCCTTCGGGGGGGACCTGGTCAACAGGAAGACCTATACCAGCTCCGATGGCTATCTGAACGGCGCGGCCGGCCACCGGTTCGCCAACTGGATGAGGATGCTGGTCGTCAAAGGCTACATCAGTTCCCGGGGAGGCAGCGACACCGCCCTGGATTTCGTCAACAACAAGTCCGGGCTGCTCTATGGCGGCATCTGGTCCATGAGCACTTTCCAGAAGTACGCCAAGGATTACAAGGATATCGTGGCCATGCCCCTGACCGATTTCGGCCATGGGTCGGTCGCCGGCGGCGGGTCCTGGACCGTTGGAGTGACGAAGACCTGCAATAACAAGGCCGCCGCGGAAGACTACATCCGCTTCTCCCTCCAGGACAAGTACGTCGCCCAGATGGCCAAGGCGGGCATGAACATCCCCGCCACGGCCAAGGCTCAGCAGATGGTCCCGCAGTTCGCCAAGGGAGGGGACATGGTGGTCTTCACCAGAATCTCCCGCAAGTACGTCACCATGCGGCCGGCGACTCCTGCCTATAATTTCATTTCCACCGAATTCAGGAAGACCATAGGTGACATCATGAACGGCGCTGACACTGACTCCTGGCTGAATAAAGCCGTCAACCACATTGATGGCAATATCGCCGGTGCCGACAATTACCGGAAAGCCAGCAAGTAG
- a CDS encoding carbohydrate ABC transporter permease has protein sequence MSQTTLQPAGSGSDRKARRKASSEIRKSEYKRNHLSVWGWIVRILFAIIFAFPLIFMVVSSFKPDDEIMSDLGSLKAFLPVGHISMDNYSQVFTRVPAGRFLLNSVIITVVTVALGVVVNSMAAFAIQRLQVRGKGIIFTFILATLMVPFETYAIPLLWWVNQLPKAQVDQFGLYFTKGWTNTLWVQIIPFVANAFSVYLYIQYFETIPRDLDEAARVDGAGWFRIYSRIVMPLSGPATATVVILSFLPMWNQYIWPLMVVQSEDLRPVMIGVQYFQQMTTSWGQIMAYSSVITVPVIIIFVLFQKQFVSSIAASGVKG, from the coding sequence ATGTCTCAAACAACACTTCAGCCCGCTGGCTCCGGCTCCGACCGAAAGGCCAGGAGGAAGGCTTCCAGCGAAATCAGGAAAAGCGAATACAAACGCAACCATCTCAGCGTCTGGGGATGGATCGTCAGGATTCTTTTCGCGATCATCTTCGCCTTCCCTCTCATCTTCATGGTGGTCTCCAGTTTCAAACCCGATGACGAAATCATGTCTGACCTGGGCTCGCTCAAGGCTTTCCTGCCTGTGGGCCATATCAGCATGGACAACTACTCCCAGGTTTTCACCCGGGTCCCCGCCGGCCGTTTCCTGCTGAACTCGGTCATCATCACGGTGGTGACGGTCGCCCTGGGCGTCGTCGTCAACTCCATGGCGGCCTTCGCCATCCAACGTCTTCAGGTCAGAGGGAAAGGGATCATCTTCACTTTCATTCTGGCGACCCTCATGGTTCCTTTTGAAACCTACGCCATCCCCCTGCTCTGGTGGGTCAACCAGCTGCCCAAGGCCCAGGTCGACCAGTTCGGCCTTTATTTCACCAAAGGCTGGACCAACACCCTCTGGGTGCAGATCATCCCCTTCGTCGCGAACGCTTTCTCCGTTTACCTCTATATCCAGTATTTCGAAACCATTCCCCGGGATCTGGACGAGGCCGCCCGCGTCGACGGGGCAGGCTGGTTCAGGATTTATTCCCGCATCGTGATGCCCCTGTCCGGCCCCGCGACCGCTACAGTCGTCATCCTGAGCTTCCTGCCGATGTGGAACCAGTACATCTGGCCTCTCATGGTGGTCCAGTCGGAAGATTTGAGGCCGGTCATGATCGGCGTCCAGTACTTCCAGCAGATGACGACTTCCTGGGGGCAGATCATGGCCTACAGCTCGGTCATCACCGTTCCTGTGATCATCATATTCGTCCTCTTCCAGAAGCAGTTCGTCAGCTCGATCGCCGCTTCCGGAGTGAAAGGATGA